CAGCAGGGCGATCCCAATGGACATGGAAGAGAGTATATCCAGTACGCTGTTTACTGCAACAGGAATGGTTACCCCTATGGATGAAATTATTATCCCCAGCACTGCAGACAGTATCAAAGGATCCAGCAGCAGGTCCCGTAATAGTTTTTTAATCCTGATTTTTTCTTCAGTGCGGTTAAAAATTTTAAAAATTAGCACGCTGGTAATGACATTTATCGGGGTTAAAAACACTACTATCAGGCTGGCTTTGGCCAGGGCCAGGCTGCCGTAGGCGGATATTATAATAGGAAACCCGATAAAAGCCATATTACAGCGGTAGGAAGAAACCAGCATAGCCCCCTTGATCCTGGGGGTTGACTTGCTTAAAGCAGCCACTATCAATATAAGTGCCAAATACACTATATAGGCGCAGTAAATGGTAATGATGATCTTGAAATTGAATATCTCGGAAAGGTTATACTGGATAATGCTCATTAAAATCAATGCGGGCAGGCCTACATTATAGGCTAAACTGTTCAAGCCTGATACCGCATTATCCCCTATAATTTTTTTTCGTCTTAGAAAAAATCCTATAAGTATTACCACAAATATGGGAACGGTGATACTCAATACTTCCAGGATTAAAGAAAAAATACTGTTCATGATTTAAAATAATCCAATACTTTTAACATATTTTCCCGCCTTTCTGCGCCCCCTATACCGGATATGGCCTTTTTGGCTTCCTGTATATAATAGTTTAACTTGGCCCTGGTAATATCTACTGCCTGGGTATGCTTGATCATGGTAAGAATCTTGCTTATATTGCTCTCACTTAGCGGCTGGCAGCCCCATATTTTGACCGCTTCCTGGCTGAACTGCCTGTTCTTTAAAGCATATATCACAGGCAGGGTTAAATTTCCCTGCCTTAAGTCATTGCCTATGGGCTTCCCAATATCCTGGCTCTCCTTTACATCAATGTCCAGCAAATCATCATTTATCTGAAATGCTATACCCAGCAGTTTTCCAAATTTACCCAAGCTGTTTATCTCCCCGGGGCTGGAATCAGACAAAATTCCCCCCAGCACGCAGCAGGCTTTAAACAGGGAAGAAGTCTTTTTATCAATCATGTCAAAATAATAACTTTCACCCTGATCCAATTTCTGGTTCTGTTTAAGCTGGTCAAACTCCCCCCTTACCAAATGCTCTGCTGCAGAACACATCTGCTTTAGTATCTGGGGACGGTTATAGCTGTTAAGCAGGGAAAAGGTATGGGTAAACAGGTAATTTCCTATATATTTAGCATTATCATTATCATAAAGATGGTGTATGGTAGGGTTTCCCCTTCTGAGAGAAGAGCGGTCGATAATATCATCATGTATCAGGGAAGCAGTATGAATTATTTCTATGGCTGCTGCTGCCGGCAAAAGATAGTCCAAATCATAATGGCTGTTCTTGGCGCATATCAAAAACAGGGCTGGCCTGATTCTCTTGCCTCCGGCCAGCAGGGTATTGGAAACCCCCCGTTTTAACCTGCCCTCCAGGCTGTGGGTAAAATCATATAAATACTTTTCCAGCTGTTTCAAGCCTGCGGACAGGAAGCTGGATATCTCAAATTTTTCCACCATATTCTTCTATTTTTTAAATAATACCTTGCTTATTATTCTAAACCAATTAAATCCCCGGTTAAACAGCGGAAACTCCAACTCTTTTTTTTCACAAACCGTAGACATGCTGTAACTGTCGCTAGCCTGCTTTAACTTATCCAGGCAGACCTCCCTAGCCTCTTCGTCTTCCATGCCCATGGCGGCATCAATCTGGCCCATAACCTCCATGGCCTTCTCTATGCGCCTTTCATTCTCTTCCATAACATGACTGGAAATAGAGCCTGCCCTGCCCTTAAGCAGGTTAAGCCCCAGGGCGGCCTGGTAGGTGGACTGCACCAAATCGTCATTGCTTATGGCCTGGCTGCGGTAATTTAAAATATATTTCCAGGAAGGCTGGGTAATAGCCTCTACATGCTGGGCCAGAGTAGTCCTGGTAAGGCTGTAACCAAATTTATGGGGCTGGGCAAAAGCCCTGCTTCCCGGATCCATAAAGGGAGCCATGGGAGATATAAAGGGCATAAACCTGGGATCCCAGTTAAGATGCTGGTAAATATCCTGGCAGAAATCAACCGTATCCAGCACGGACTGCTTATCCTGTCCGGGAAGCCCGGTCATAAAATAAAGGTCAAATCTTACCGCCCCCTTCCCTAAGGCGTATTTTATGC
This genomic stretch from Actinomycetota bacterium harbors:
- a CDS encoding polyprenyl synthetase family protein; this encodes MVEKFEISSFLSAGLKQLEKYLYDFTHSLEGRLKRGVSNTLLAGGKRIRPALFLICAKNSHYDLDYLLPAAAAIEIIHTASLIHDDIIDRSSLRRGNPTIHHLYDNDNAKYIGNYLFTHTFSLLNSYNRPQILKQMCSAAEHLVRGEFDQLKQNQKLDQGESYYFDMIDKKTSSLFKACCVLGGILSDSSPGEINSLGKFGKLLGIAFQINDDLLDIDVKESQDIGKPIGNDLRQGNLTLPVIYALKNRQFSQEAVKIWGCQPLSESNISKILTMIKHTQAVDITRAKLNYYIQEAKKAISGIGGAERRENMLKVLDYFKS
- a CDS encoding AEC family transporter, encoding MNSIFSLILEVLSITVPIFVVILIGFFLRRKKIIGDNAVSGLNSLAYNVGLPALILMSIIQYNLSEIFNFKIIITIYCAYIVYLALILIVAALSKSTPRIKGAMLVSSYRCNMAFIGFPIIISAYGSLALAKASLIVVFLTPINVITSVLIFKIFNRTEEKIRIKKLLRDLLLDPLILSAVLGIIISSIGVTIPVAVNSVLDILSSMSIGIALLAIGASFRLFHIKSNIRALTLVSLGKLIIMPAIALAFAMLVFKVAPIDRNIIVVQFSMPLAVIAYVMAKQYHSDSDMLSSSLIITTILSSLTISGWLLLLKLF